The nucleotide sequence TGCGCGCGCGCAGGGCTGCGCCGGAAGCTCCCGCGCGCGCAGATCGAGGCGCTGTGCGTGCGCTTCGTGACCGGCGGGCTCCTTCGGGCTGGAGCGAGTTAGTCAGAATGCGAGCAGAAAGTCGAGAATGGGGACGCACATGAGCCGGTCTCCGTCGGGGCACTGGTATTGGTCTCTGGTGACCACGAATCCGGCCTCGGACGAGAAACGCTCCATGAACCGGCGGACGGAAACGAAGTCGCGGCTCTCGATTCGCTGGCGAAACTTGACCTCGATGGGCGCAACTGCACCCGAAAGGGTTTCTGGGATGAAATCGATCTCTTCCAGCGGGGACCGTCGGTTTCCGGGCTGCACGTAGTCGCGGTAGAAGTGCACTTGCAGACCAGTTCCTCTTAGCACTGACTGAACCAAGGTCTCGACGAGCGGCCCGACGACGTCGGGCGCTGACTCCCAGAGACTGGGCGCCCCTCGGAAGATCGCATTTCGCACGCCCAGATCTGTCAGCGTGATCTTGACTGGCACGCGAGCACTCACCTTTCGAGCCAGCGGATAGCGCCGAAACTCGCGGATCAGCATTGCGTCGGACAGGTAGTGGACATAGCGGCCTACTACCGGCTGTGCAGTCTTGTATCCCGCCTCAATGCAGACTTGAGTCAGCTGCCCCTGCGACACTTCGTTGCCGGTTCGGCGTGCAAGCTCGAGATAGATGTGCCGCAACAGCTGCGGCTGCTCGATGGGGAAGAGGTCGGGGATGTCGACACCCAGAACCCGATCGAACACCGTCTCGACAAGGTAGTCCGCCCACCTGTCCTGTAGTGGCCCGCTCTCTTCTTCGTACAGCCGTGGATAGCCACCACGGTTGTAGTAGCGTTCGAGGAGGCGCCGCAGTGCGTGCTTGCGCTGCGCCGGCTGCCGATGGATCTCTCGGAATGCCCTTCTGGCTTCCCCGGGAGCGGTGATGAGGTCGGAGATCGTCAGGGGGGTAGGGAGCTCTGCAGTCAGGTGCGCCTGCCAACATTCCGCGACCTCTCGGAACTGGAACGGCGGGAAGTCGATCGTCAACGCCCGGCCCGCGAGGCTCTCTCTCTGTCCGCGAGCGACGAGCACGCTCGATGAGCCCGTGAGAACCAGATGCGCGGGGAACGTGTCGTAGAGGTGTTTCACTTGCTCGGCCCAACGGTCCAACTTGTGAATCTCGTCGAGCAAGAGGAGTGCTGGTTCGCCGTTTGCCAGCGATCGACCTCGAATCTCGTCCTCGTACCAGCGCACGAGCACTCGAAGATCGGTCTCCTGGAGGGGCTGCAGGTCGAATCGAACGAGAAAGATGTCGTTCGGCCGAATGCCTGAGGCGATTCTGTTCTTTGCCAGCTGGTAGAGAGCCGTCGTCTTGCCGACCTGGCGAGGGCCGCGGAGCACTTGAACCAGTGGCTTCTTGGCCGCGAGGACGTGCTCGAGCTCAGCTACTCCGCGGCGCAGGTACGGAGGAGGCTCGGGGCGAACGCCATGGGGTGGGGCCCACCAGGAGTTGAGATCTCGCAGGATCTGCGGAGCTTCGAGCGGAAGAGTTGCCGCCACTACACAAGTAATACATAAAACATATTACTTGTACAGAGCCAGGCTAACCGTCGCGGCGCGCCATCGCCTTGGGCGCGAACGCCTCGCGCACGAACTCCGCCTGCTCCTCCTCGTGCAGCCGGTAGGAGCCCGTCGCGGGGCTCGCCGACTCACGGCGGCCCACGTAGCGCAGTGACTTCTCGGGCGGCAGCACGCGCCGCAGCCGCTCGGCCACGAACTGCCAGCCGCCCATGTTCCAGGGCTCTTCCTGCACCCAGGCGACCTCACTCGCGGCGTAGCGCCCGAGCACGGCCATGAGTGACTCGAAGGGGAACGGGTGCAGCTCCTCGAGGCGCACGATCGGCACGTCTTCGAAGCCGTGCTCCTCGCGCGCTTCGAGCAACGTGTAGTAGACCTTGCCGCTGCACACCAGCACGCGGCGCGTGGCAGCGGGTGAGCGGCCGCCCGCGCCGAACGCCGCGTCGTCGATCACCTCGCGGAACTCGCCGCCCGTGAGCTCATCGCGCGTCGAGACACACTTGGGGTGGCGCAGGAGACTCTTGGGCGA is from Myxococcota bacterium and encodes:
- a CDS encoding ATP-binding protein, with the translated sequence MAATLPLEAPQILRDLNSWWAPPHGVRPEPPPYLRRGVAELEHVLAAKKPLVQVLRGPRQVGKTTALYQLAKNRIASGIRPNDIFLVRFDLQPLQETDLRVLVRWYEDEIRGRSLANGEPALLLLDEIHKLDRWAEQVKHLYDTFPAHLVLTGSSSVLVARGQRESLAGRALTIDFPPFQFREVAECWQAHLTAELPTPLTISDLITAPGEARRAFREIHRQPAQRKHALRRLLERYYNRGGYPRLYEEESGPLQDRWADYLVETVFDRVLGVDIPDLFPIEQPQLLRHIYLELARRTGNEVSQGQLTQVCIEAGYKTAQPVVGRYVHYLSDAMLIREFRRYPLARKVSARVPVKITLTDLGVRNAIFRGAPSLWESAPDVVGPLVETLVQSVLRGTGLQVHFYRDYVQPGNRRSPLEEIDFIPETLSGAVAPIEVKFRQRIESRDFVSVRRFMERFSSEAGFVVTRDQYQCPDGDRLMCVPILDFLLAF